The window AGGGCGCCGTGTTCGTCTCCTCGGCGACCATGGACCCCGACGTCGCCCGCCGCCTCGCCAAACAGCTCGAGGCCACCGGCCGGCACTACCTGGACGCGCCGATCTCGGGCGGTGCACAACGCGCCGCGCAAGGCGAACTGACCATTCTGGCTTCGGGCAGCGAAGCCGCCTTTGCCAAAGCGCGGCCGGCGCTCGATGCCATGTCCGCAAAGCTCTACGAACTCGGCGATGCCGCAGGCCAGGGCGCCGCCTTCAAGATGATCAACCAGCTCCTGGCCGGCGTACACATTGCGGCAGCCTCGGAAGCGATTGCGTTCGCGGCCAAGCAGGGCCTCGACATCCGCAAAGTCTATGAAGTGATCACCGCCTCGGCGGGCAATTCCTGGATGTTCGAAAACCGCGTGCCGCACGTGCTCGATGGCGACTATGCGCCGCGCAGCGCCGTGGATATTTTCGTCAAGGACCTCGGCATCATCCAGGACATGGCTCGATCGGCGAAATTCCCGGTGCCGGTGGCCGCCGCGGCGCTGCAGATGTTTCTGATGACGTCGGCCTCCGGCATGGGTCGCGACGACGACGCCTCGGTGGCGCGGATGTATGCGCGCGTCACCGGCACCAAGTTGCCGGGCGACCCCA is drawn from Nitrobacteraceae bacterium AZCC 2146 and contains these coding sequences:
- a CDS encoding putative dehydrogenase (product_source=KO:K08319; cath_funfam=1.10.1040.10,3.40.50.720; cog=COG2084; ko=KO:K08319; pfam=PF03446,PF14833; superfamily=48179,51735), which codes for MVNPPKRVAVIGLGSMGYGMALSLQKAGFAVTGCDVSADTVARFVRDGGRGAAVPADAAKDADIVVSVVVNAAQTETILFGKDGVAETLAQGAVFVSSATMDPDVARRLAKQLEATGRHYLDAPISGGAQRAAQGELTILASGSEAAFAKARPALDAMSAKLYELGDAAGQGAAFKMINQLLAGVHIAAASEAIAFAAKQGLDIRKVYEVITASAGNSWMFENRVPHVLDGDYAPRSAVDIFVKDLGIIQDMARSAKFPVPVAAAALQMFLMTSASGMGRDDDASVARMYARVTGTKLPGDPT